In Acidovorax sp. GBBC 1281, a single window of DNA contains:
- a CDS encoding ribonuclease catalytic domain-containing protein gives MHALFEEAGKFLAGRILSEAESSAQIELDSGKRVKVKAAHLLIRFEKPAPAEMLAQAQAVAASIELDLAWEFAPEDEFGFADLARDYFSENATLVQQAGALFALYEAPHYFRRAGKGRFKKAPAEILQQALAAIEKKKLVLQQIADWAEQLGRGECPQPIREQLYKILFRPDKNAPEYKAVVEASRATHLPPLDLLQRAGAIDSAYQFHWKRFLFDNFPKGTGFAAITAPQPPDDLPLAPVQAYSIDDSQTTEIDDALSVQGLGTGTVVLGIHIAAPGLAIVPGTPLDQLGRNRLSTVYMPGYKITMLPDEVVKIYTLDEGRANPAVSLYVTIDEATLEVTGTETKLERVPVAANLRHDQLDHIVTEAWLTDPTVQAPEAPQRLLELRGQLSFLYRLAQSLKAQREVVRGKPETFNRPDYNFRLTGNDGAEPQGRETVSITTRRRGAPLDLIVAEAAIVANSTWGGLLADHGVPGIYRSQASLAPGVKVRMGTKALPHAGIGVKSYAWATSPLRRYVDLVNQWQIIACVRHGKTAALAAPFKPKDADLFSVISSFDAAYSAYNGYQAGMERFWTLQYLQQNEITEIEATVFKEGPGGSFLVRADTLPLVLPVLGAQNLPRGARVRVKLGEIDEITLDVNGTVLERLDSPADSAEAAPQGDEAGEDDEEAVAGPIAIAVDVNETEAGASASTDNRAP, from the coding sequence ATGCATGCATTGTTTGAAGAAGCCGGCAAATTTCTCGCCGGACGCATCCTTTCCGAGGCCGAAAGCTCCGCCCAGATCGAGCTCGACTCGGGCAAACGGGTGAAGGTCAAGGCCGCCCACCTGCTGATCCGGTTCGAAAAACCCGCCCCGGCCGAGATGCTCGCCCAGGCGCAGGCCGTGGCCGCGTCGATCGAGCTCGACCTGGCCTGGGAGTTCGCCCCCGAGGACGAATTCGGCTTCGCCGACCTGGCGCGGGACTATTTTTCCGAGAACGCCACCCTCGTCCAGCAGGCCGGCGCGCTGTTCGCGCTGTACGAGGCGCCGCACTACTTCCGCCGCGCGGGCAAGGGCCGCTTCAAGAAGGCGCCGGCCGAGATCCTGCAGCAGGCGCTGGCCGCCATCGAGAAAAAGAAGCTCGTGCTGCAGCAGATCGCCGACTGGGCCGAGCAGCTCGGCCGGGGCGAGTGCCCGCAGCCCATCCGCGAGCAACTCTACAAGATCCTGTTCCGGCCCGACAAGAACGCGCCCGAGTACAAGGCCGTGGTGGAGGCCAGCCGCGCCACCCACCTGCCGCCGCTCGATCTGCTGCAACGGGCCGGCGCCATCGACTCGGCCTACCAGTTCCACTGGAAGCGCTTCCTGTTCGACAACTTTCCCAAGGGCACCGGCTTTGCGGCCATCACCGCGCCGCAGCCGCCCGACGACCTGCCGCTGGCGCCCGTGCAGGCCTATTCCATCGACGACTCCCAGACGACCGAGATCGACGATGCGCTGTCGGTGCAGGGCCTGGGCACCGGCACCGTGGTGTTGGGCATCCACATCGCGGCGCCGGGCCTGGCCATCGTGCCGGGCACGCCGCTCGACCAGCTGGGGCGCAACCGCCTGTCCACGGTGTACATGCCCGGCTACAAGATCACCATGCTGCCCGACGAGGTGGTGAAGATCTACACGCTGGACGAAGGCCGCGCCAACCCGGCCGTGTCGCTCTACGTGACCATCGACGAGGCCACGCTCGAAGTCACCGGCACCGAAACCAAGCTGGAACGCGTGCCCGTGGCGGCCAACCTGCGCCACGACCAGCTGGACCACATCGTCACCGAAGCCTGGCTGACCGACCCCACGGTGCAGGCCCCGGAAGCCCCCCAGCGCTTGCTGGAGCTGCGCGGGCAGCTATCGTTTCTGTACCGCCTGGCCCAAAGCCTCAAGGCCCAGCGCGAGGTGGTGCGCGGCAAGCCCGAGACCTTCAACCGGCCGGACTACAACTTCCGCCTCACCGGCAACGACGGCGCCGAGCCGCAGGGCCGCGAGACCGTCTCGATCACCACGCGCCGGCGCGGCGCCCCGCTGGACCTGATCGTGGCCGAGGCCGCCATCGTGGCCAACAGCACCTGGGGTGGCCTGCTGGCCGACCACGGCGTGCCCGGCATCTACCGCAGCCAGGCCAGCCTGGCGCCCGGCGTGAAGGTGCGCATGGGCACCAAGGCGCTGCCGCACGCGGGCATCGGCGTCAAGAGCTACGCCTGGGCGACCTCGCCGCTGCGCCGCTACGTGGACCTGGTGAACCAGTGGCAGATCATCGCGTGCGTGCGCCACGGCAAGACCGCCGCGCTGGCCGCGCCGTTCAAGCCCAAGGACGCGGACCTGTTCTCCGTCATCAGCAGCTTCGATGCGGCCTACAGCGCCTACAACGGCTACCAGGCCGGCATGGAGCGCTTCTGGACGCTGCAGTACCTGCAGCAAAACGAGATCACCGAGATCGAGGCCACCGTGTTCAAGGAAGGCCCCGGGGGGAGCTTCCTCGTGCGGGCCGACACGCTGCCACTGGTGCTGCCGGTGCTGGGCGCGCAGAACCTGCCGCGCGGCGCGCGGGTGCGCGTCAAGCTCGGTGAGATCGACGAGATCACGCTCGACGTGAACGGCACGGTGCTGGAGCGACTGGACAGCCCCGCCGACAGCGCCGAGGCCGCGCCGCAGGGCGACGAGGCGGGCGAGGACGACGAAGAGGCCGTGGCCGGCCCCATCGCCATCGCGGTGGACGTGAACGAAACCGAGGCCGGCGCCAGCGCCAGCACGGATAATCGGGCGCCGTGA